The following are encoded together in the Capsulimonas corticalis genome:
- a CDS encoding acyltransferase family protein translates to MHFIDGLRAVAMIAVLLCHANLYAGISHIWVHVGGHDVNLANVLQSGHLGVNLFLLLSGFCLYWPFVKGGGRAEPTLAQYAYRRCRRILPPYYVTLAIFGGLGLLQAVTHHQIFHRQLTIHYMEAWLAWHAVMAHNLSPAHVVALDAPLWSLALEFQLYVLFPIFVEAYRRWNKHGVLLLVLALSSLYRAAIPPAVLAVDPLNGFVLMYSVFGRCFEFALGMYVAYVLSRWPQGEKSPLRPVDYVLGAAVIAGGIWRGHVFTDAAWGVVFAALVLAASRASGPIGRFLSQPFLVRMGIFSYSVYLIHQPIIMGVGGKLAGHHLSNVALWAIVIGVLLPALIGIGYVYHLLFEKPFMSTKKPNVASTTASETAGAKTPAVSEAETAPALNSR, encoded by the coding sequence ATGCATTTTATCGATGGGCTGCGCGCCGTCGCCATGATCGCCGTTTTGCTGTGTCACGCAAACCTCTACGCCGGGATCTCTCATATCTGGGTCCATGTGGGCGGGCATGACGTCAATCTCGCGAACGTGCTGCAGTCCGGCCATCTCGGCGTGAACCTTTTTCTGCTCCTGTCCGGGTTTTGTCTTTACTGGCCGTTCGTCAAAGGAGGAGGCCGCGCCGAGCCGACCCTGGCGCAGTACGCCTATCGCCGCTGCCGCCGGATCCTGCCGCCTTACTATGTGACGCTCGCGATCTTCGGCGGTCTTGGGCTGCTCCAGGCCGTGACGCACCATCAGATCTTTCACCGTCAGCTGACCATTCACTACATGGAGGCGTGGCTGGCCTGGCACGCCGTGATGGCGCATAACCTGTCACCCGCGCATGTTGTCGCCCTGGACGCGCCGCTCTGGTCGCTGGCGCTCGAATTCCAGCTGTACGTCCTGTTTCCCATCTTTGTCGAGGCGTATCGGCGCTGGAACAAGCATGGCGTCCTGCTGCTGGTGCTGGCGCTTTCTTCCCTCTACCGCGCGGCCATTCCGCCGGCAGTCCTTGCCGTCGATCCGCTCAACGGGTTTGTACTGATGTACAGCGTGTTCGGGCGCTGCTTTGAATTCGCGCTGGGGATGTATGTGGCCTACGTTCTGTCGCGCTGGCCGCAGGGAGAAAAGAGCCCGCTGCGCCCGGTCGATTACGTCCTTGGCGCGGCGGTCATCGCCGGGGGGATTTGGCGCGGCCACGTGTTTACCGACGCGGCGTGGGGGGTGGTGTTCGCCGCTCTGGTGCTTGCGGCCAGCCGCGCGTCGGGCCCGATCGGCCGCTTTCTCTCACAGCCGTTTCTTGTGCGGATGGGGATCTTTTCCTACAGCGTCTATCTGATCCATCAGCCGATTATTATGGGAGTGGGCGGCAAGCTGGCCGGCCATCATTTGTCGAACGTCGCGCTCTGGGCGATCGTCATCGGCGTCCTTCTGCCGGCGCTGATCGGGATCGGATACGTTTATCATCTTCTGTTCGAGAAGCCGTTTATGTCGACGAAAAAACCGAACGTCGCCTCGACGACCGCTTCGGAGACGGCCGGCGCAAAGACGCCGGCCGTGTCCGAAGCGGAAACCGCCCCGGCGCTGAACTCGCGTTAG
- a CDS encoding S1/P1 nuclease has product MPRRISIAVLFLMLAAPAAHAWDANGHKQIADIAWTKMDKATKAKVRQILIAGDPAYRPAGTDDESVRDAFRRAAIFADDIKRSHDTQYEPIIDPMNRTWLPTPDPADREQERCKTWHYYDTPIRGGANAPQPRASNALNALTRAQSELTAQQKSDHPDLQAQCWWLYWTEHIVGDLHQPLHCSSDFEHSPTGDAGGNGFLLGVSDPGRPGRNENLHFYWDSGIDHAVAADPSTAPDYPGPDGRPNYEDVTRRWSADRSARPSKADSRRLDVAAWISDGARLADTQVYTVAEGAVPSPEYDAAQVKLCKRLALLAGARLAEMLKQALR; this is encoded by the coding sequence ATGCCGCGCCGCATTTCCATCGCCGTCCTTTTTCTCATGCTCGCCGCCCCCGCCGCCCATGCGTGGGACGCCAATGGACACAAACAGATCGCCGATATCGCCTGGACGAAGATGGACAAGGCGACCAAAGCCAAGGTCCGCCAAATTCTGATCGCGGGAGATCCCGCCTACCGGCCGGCGGGGACCGACGACGAATCCGTGCGGGACGCCTTTCGGCGCGCCGCCATCTTCGCCGACGACATCAAGCGCAGCCACGACACGCAGTATGAGCCGATCATCGATCCGATGAATCGGACCTGGCTCCCAACGCCGGACCCCGCCGACCGCGAGCAGGAGCGCTGCAAGACGTGGCACTACTACGATACGCCGATCCGGGGCGGCGCCAACGCGCCGCAGCCGCGCGCCTCCAACGCATTGAACGCGCTGACGCGCGCGCAAAGTGAGCTGACCGCGCAGCAGAAATCGGATCACCCCGATTTGCAGGCGCAGTGCTGGTGGCTCTACTGGACCGAGCACATCGTCGGCGATCTGCACCAGCCGCTGCACTGCTCCAGCGATTTCGAGCATTCCCCCACCGGCGACGCTGGCGGCAATGGATTTCTCCTGGGCGTCTCCGATCCCGGCCGTCCCGGCAGAAACGAAAACCTGCACTTTTACTGGGATTCCGGCATCGACCACGCCGTCGCCGCCGACCCCTCAACGGCGCCGGATTACCCCGGCCCGGATGGTCGTCCAAACTATGAAGACGTCACGCGCCGATGGAGCGCCGATCGATCCGCGCGTCCCTCCAAGGCCGATTCGCGCCGCCTGGATGTCGCGGCGTGGATCTCGGACGGCGCGCGCCTCGCCGACACCCAGGTTTACACCGTTGCGGAAGGCGCCGTTCCTTCCCCCGAATACGACGCCGCCCAGGTAAAGCTCTGCAAGCGCCTTGCGCTGCTTGCCGGAGCGCGTCTGGCGGAAATGCTCAAGCAGGCGCTTCGGTAA
- a CDS encoding sirohydrochlorin chelatase: MPKTALVVMVHGSPRPASNKEMFRVVDAVKARHAFDIVEVGFMECNEPTIPDALDSCIAQGATHVTAVPYFLHTGTHVADDLPTLLDEAQARHPKVQFSMGRYLGASEVVTEVLADRAAAVRG; encoded by the coding sequence ATGCCGAAAACCGCCCTTGTGGTGATGGTCCATGGATCGCCCCGCCCGGCGTCCAACAAAGAGATGTTCCGCGTCGTCGACGCCGTCAAAGCCCGCCACGCCTTTGACATCGTCGAAGTCGGCTTCATGGAATGCAACGAACCCACCATCCCCGACGCCCTCGACTCCTGCATTGCCCAGGGCGCCACCCATGTCACCGCCGTCCCCTACTTCCTGCACACGGGAACCCACGTCGCCGACGACCTCCCCACGCTGCTCGACGAAGCCCAGGCCCGCCACCCCAAGGTCCAATTCTCCATGGGCCGTTACCTCGGCGCCAGCGAAGTCGTGACCGAAGTTCTCGCCGACCGCGCGGCGGCCGTGCGGGGGTAA
- a CDS encoding protease pro-enzyme activation domain-containing protein, producing MRLIARIASQASFLKFALPVAAGLGLATPGFAAHRLLSQSSGHLVKALTDAAPASALAPDRTMTLSLALPVRDKAELDAFVKDVYDPLSPNFRRFLKPGEFAGRFGPTEADYQKLVQFAQSHGFSVTQTFSNRMVVDVAGPVSAVQTTFHVNELVYRRANGSQFFAPDREPTVDDAVQVPLLAVGGLDNADPPHQKYAFKPFKLKAATGIGGYSPSDFKTAYSFPTSLNGSGITLGVFQNTGYLASDITTFEDHYGLAQVPLTNVYLDGKNSGNQGQSGETTLDIEMQVAMAPGATKEVVYIGGSGLDIATKIASDDVANVVSSSIGYNDGTQAAENLQYEQMAAQGQSYFVASGDSGGWTSTASGSDNPADQPYVTSVGGTHLNTNSNGSYASEQAWVGSGGGSSVNWGLPSYQSNISMSSNGGSTSARNCPDVSFCADTSPGISFYNNGAWGSGTGGTSFAAPLWAGITALVDQQRAINGLKPIGFINPAIYSLGKSTRYSSDFHDITSGSTGRYSAVTGYDLATGWGTPIVSNLVTDLSKAYEPGTYSIISVQSGLALDGAANTQGTKTQLYGSNNTFDQKWTISAYGTGFTIVSVQTGLALDAGAATQGTNTQMWSLNNSNVQVWSIAPSGGGYSIICQKTGLALDGGPNVQGTNPWLYGANGTVDQQWKFVQH from the coding sequence ATGAGATTAATTGCTAGAATTGCCAGTCAGGCGTCGTTTCTGAAGTTTGCGCTCCCCGTGGCCGCCGGCCTGGGGCTGGCGACGCCCGGATTCGCCGCGCACCGTCTGCTCAGCCAGAGCTCGGGCCATCTGGTCAAAGCGCTGACGGATGCGGCGCCGGCGAGCGCCCTGGCGCCGGACCGTACGATGACGCTTTCGCTGGCGCTTCCCGTGCGCGACAAGGCCGAGTTAGACGCCTTTGTCAAGGATGTGTACGATCCTCTCAGCCCGAATTTCCGCCGCTTCCTGAAGCCGGGCGAGTTCGCCGGGCGGTTTGGGCCGACCGAGGCGGACTATCAGAAGCTCGTGCAATTCGCGCAGTCGCACGGTTTCAGCGTGACGCAGACGTTCAGCAACCGAATGGTCGTCGATGTCGCCGGGCCGGTCTCCGCCGTGCAGACGACGTTCCATGTGAATGAGCTGGTTTATCGGCGGGCGAACGGAAGCCAGTTCTTCGCGCCGGACCGCGAACCGACCGTCGATGACGCCGTGCAGGTTCCGCTGCTCGCCGTCGGCGGGCTGGACAACGCCGATCCCCCGCACCAGAAGTATGCGTTCAAGCCCTTCAAGCTCAAGGCGGCGACGGGGATTGGCGGCTACTCGCCCAGCGATTTCAAAACCGCGTATAGCTTTCCGACGAGTCTCAACGGCTCCGGGATCACCCTCGGCGTCTTTCAGAACACGGGATATCTGGCGAGCGACATCACCACCTTCGAGGACCATTACGGTCTGGCCCAAGTGCCGCTGACCAATGTCTACCTCGACGGCAAGAACAGCGGGAACCAGGGACAGTCGGGCGAGACGACTCTGGACATCGAGATGCAGGTCGCCATGGCGCCGGGAGCGACGAAGGAAGTCGTTTATATCGGCGGCAGCGGTCTCGATATCGCCACGAAGATCGCCTCGGACGATGTCGCCAACGTCGTCAGCAGTTCGATCGGTTATAACGACGGCACGCAGGCGGCGGAAAATCTCCAGTATGAGCAGATGGCCGCGCAGGGCCAGTCGTATTTCGTGGCCTCCGGCGACAGCGGCGGCTGGACCTCGACGGCGTCCGGCTCGGACAACCCGGCGGATCAGCCCTATGTCACCTCCGTCGGCGGTACGCATCTGAACACAAACAGCAATGGATCCTACGCGTCCGAACAAGCCTGGGTCGGCAGCGGCGGCGGAAGCAGCGTGAACTGGGGACTCCCAAGCTACCAATCGAACATCAGCATGTCCTCGAACGGCGGGTCGACAAGCGCGCGCAACTGCCCGGATGTCTCGTTCTGCGCGGACACCAGCCCCGGCATTTCGTTCTATAACAACGGCGCATGGGGCTCGGGCACCGGCGGCACCAGCTTCGCCGCGCCGCTCTGGGCCGGAATCACCGCGCTCGTGGACCAGCAGCGCGCGATCAATGGCCTGAAGCCCATCGGCTTCATCAACCCCGCGATCTACTCCCTCGGCAAAAGCACGCGGTATTCCTCAGACTTCCACGACATCACGTCGGGCAGCACCGGCCGATATTCGGCCGTCACCGGCTACGATCTCGCGACGGGGTGGGGAACGCCGATCGTCAGCAACCTGGTGACCGATCTTTCCAAGGCGTATGAGCCGGGAACCTACAGCATCATCAGCGTCCAATCCGGCCTCGCGCTGGACGGCGCCGCCAACACGCAGGGAACGAAGACGCAGCTATACGGCTCAAACAACACGTTCGACCAGAAGTGGACGATCAGCGCCTACGGGACCGGCTTCACGATCGTCAGCGTCCAGACAGGTCTGGCGCTCGACGCCGGCGCCGCGACGCAGGGAACAAATACGCAGATGTGGAGTCTCAACAACAGCAACGTCCAGGTCTGGAGCATCGCGCCCTCCGGCGGCGGCTACAGCATCATCTGCCAGAAAACCGGCCTCGCGCTCGACGGCGGTCCCAACGTGCAGGGAACCAATCCCTGGCTCTACGGCGCCAACGGCACGGTCGATCAGCAATGGAAGTTCGTGCAGCATTAG
- a CDS encoding sirohydrochlorin chelatase yields the protein MGTMDALILFSHGSLLCGAGEALEAHAGRLRKRGDYPIVEIGYMNYSVPAFPEAVQHCKEAGATRIVILPFFLVPGYFVSKSLPEHVDAVRPHYPEIEFVIADAIGFDERLADALIESAKNPLGPDAWRDDLTAAARGCRANPECPLYATPSCPRVPELNTPARIAVE from the coding sequence ATGGGAACTATGGATGCATTGATTCTTTTCTCACACGGCTCATTGCTTTGCGGCGCGGGCGAGGCTCTGGAAGCCCACGCCGGCCGCCTGCGCAAACGCGGCGATTACCCGATTGTCGAGATCGGATATATGAACTACTCGGTCCCGGCGTTCCCCGAAGCCGTCCAGCACTGCAAGGAAGCGGGAGCGACGCGCATCGTCATCCTCCCCTTCTTTCTGGTCCCCGGCTACTTCGTCTCCAAAAGCCTGCCGGAGCATGTCGACGCCGTGCGTCCCCACTATCCGGAGATCGAATTCGTGATCGCCGACGCCATCGGCTTCGACGAACGCCTCGCGGACGCCCTCATCGAAAGCGCGAAGAATCCTCTCGGCCCCGACGCATGGCGCGACGATCTGACCGCCGCCGCGCGCGGCTGCCGCGCGAATCCCGAATGCCCGCTGTACGCCACGCCCAGCTGCCCGCGCGTCCCGGAACTAAACACGCCCGCCCGCATCGCGGTGGAATAA
- a CDS encoding aminoglycoside phosphotransferase family protein has protein sequence MSLPPNFVRNITAFGPAGAQWLELLPALLDNCARRWDLTLLPAFPNLSFNYVANAVRADGTGVVLKIGPPMGDMRDERAALRAYDGRGAVRLLASDDARNVMLLERLTPGETLTGMASEARDAEATAIAADVMRRLWRPAPPDHDFPTVAEWGEGFTKMRARFGGGVGPFPQAITEEAEALFADLLATSDAPVLLHGDLHHDNILSSGDTWLAIDPKGLVGEPAYEVGAMLRNLWEDRHTHADPGRLLSRRAHQLADALGLNPARVKGWAMAQAVLSAWWTVEDGGDYWQSTFDLAHLLREIPI, from the coding sequence ATGAGCCTCCCACCCAACTTCGTCCGCAATATCACCGCGTTCGGCCCGGCCGGCGCCCAATGGCTCGAATTGCTCCCCGCGCTGCTGGACAACTGCGCGCGTCGCTGGGATTTGACGCTGCTGCCGGCGTTTCCAAATCTTTCTTTTAACTATGTCGCGAACGCCGTGCGCGCGGACGGGACGGGCGTCGTGCTGAAGATTGGGCCGCCGATGGGCGATATGCGCGATGAGCGTGCGGCGCTGCGGGCCTATGATGGGCGCGGCGCCGTGCGGCTGCTGGCAAGCGATGATGCGCGGAATGTGATGCTGCTGGAGCGGCTGACGCCAGGCGAAACACTGACGGGGATGGCAAGCGAGGCGCGGGACGCCGAGGCGACGGCGATTGCCGCCGATGTGATGCGGCGATTGTGGCGTCCGGCGCCACCAGATCATGATTTCCCGACGGTTGCTGAGTGGGGCGAGGGATTTACGAAGATGCGCGCGCGCTTTGGCGGAGGCGTCGGACCGTTTCCGCAGGCAATCACGGAGGAAGCGGAGGCGTTATTCGCCGATCTGCTGGCCACCTCGGACGCTCCCGTTCTGCTGCATGGGGACCTGCATCACGACAATATCCTCTCATCGGGCGACACGTGGCTGGCGATCGACCCCAAGGGACTCGTCGGCGAACCGGCGTATGAAGTCGGCGCGATGCTGCGCAACCTGTGGGAAGACCGCCACACGCACGCCGATCCCGGCAGGCTGCTGTCGCGCCGCGCCCATCAATTGGCGGACGCTCTTGGTCTGAACCCGGCGCGCGTCAAAGGCTGGGCGATGGCGCAGGCGGTGCTGTCGGCGTGGTGGACCGTGGAGGACGGCGGCGATTACTGGCAAAGCACCTTTGACCTCGCGCACCTTCTGCGCGAAATTCCGATATAG
- a CDS encoding zf-TFIIB domain-containing protein, whose translation MKSETRFCPVGCGPLKSLKFRGVLLDRCPQCAGVWFDALEYETLGALPEAVLHTLEVAVNLESAPQVVSPHVAAPKVLSCPACHGRLEPVQVTNRVDATLDQCVRCFGYWADDSELALLSSVLEADKPYFAPMLGDGTRREVASALSEALAPHHEVRITLFQSICVWLNRPIGPSAS comes from the coding sequence ATGAAAAGTGAGACGCGGTTCTGTCCCGTGGGATGTGGGCCGCTCAAGTCGCTGAAGTTTCGAGGAGTGCTGCTGGACCGCTGCCCGCAGTGCGCCGGCGTCTGGTTTGACGCGCTTGAATATGAGACGCTCGGCGCGCTTCCGGAGGCCGTGCTGCATACGCTGGAGGTGGCGGTGAACCTGGAAAGCGCGCCGCAGGTCGTTTCGCCCCATGTGGCCGCGCCCAAAGTGCTTTCCTGCCCTGCCTGCCACGGGCGTCTCGAGCCCGTTCAGGTGACAAATCGTGTTGACGCGACCCTGGATCAATGCGTCCGCTGCTTCGGCTACTGGGCGGACGACTCCGAACTCGCGCTTCTGAGCAGCGTGCTGGAGGCCGATAAGCCCTACTTTGCGCCGATGCTCGGGGACGGAACGCGGCGGGAAGTGGCCTCGGCGCTGTCGGAAGCGCTGGCCCCTCATCACGAAGTCCGCATCACGCTCTTCCAATCCATTTGTGTCTGGCTGAACCGCCCGATCGGGCCGAGCGCCTCGTAA
- a CDS encoding MFS transporter → MTLASETRGGKVAEREGKRWRDRIAVAAVFFLNGLAMASWVSRIPAVQERLAASTGVLGLALLAIAVGALIAMPVTGWLAARWGNQRMAMAGLILLCAALPLAALAPSALLLGLALLLLGMGNGTTDVSQNAEAVLVERGWGRPIMSSFHALWSIGGVFGAALGGWVAQRGVSPVIHLSITAALVLAAGAVAVSRMPRPEPGEHEMRDTEAHPFALPSRALLAIGAVAFCSMLTEGAMSDWSGIYLHKNLHTGAGVAAAGYALFAAAMSAGRIAGDFLTHRLGPVRIVRYGGLLAAAGLGVALIVGQTWAALAGFALIGLGVAIIVPLAFSAAGNTQGMAPSAGIAAVSTTGYFGFLAGPPLIGFIAEGITLRGALGVVALLCLLVSGLARSVSHASGEPNP, encoded by the coding sequence ATGACGTTGGCGAGCGAAACGCGAGGCGGTAAGGTGGCGGAGCGTGAAGGCAAGCGCTGGCGGGACCGGATTGCGGTGGCGGCGGTTTTCTTTTTGAACGGTCTGGCGATGGCGAGCTGGGTGTCGCGCATCCCGGCGGTGCAGGAGCGATTGGCGGCGAGCACGGGGGTGCTCGGGCTGGCGCTGCTGGCGATCGCGGTGGGCGCGCTGATCGCGATGCCCGTGACGGGATGGCTGGCGGCGCGCTGGGGAAACCAGCGGATGGCGATGGCCGGCTTGATCCTGCTCTGCGCGGCGCTGCCGCTCGCGGCGCTTGCGCCCAGCGCGCTCCTGCTGGGATTGGCGCTGCTGCTGCTGGGAATGGGCAATGGAACGACGGATGTTTCCCAGAACGCCGAGGCGGTGCTGGTGGAGCGCGGGTGGGGACGGCCCATCATGTCGTCGTTCCATGCGCTCTGGAGCATCGGGGGAGTGTTTGGAGCGGCGCTGGGCGGCTGGGTCGCTCAGCGCGGAGTATCGCCGGTGATCCATCTCAGCATCACGGCGGCGCTGGTGCTTGCGGCGGGCGCGGTGGCGGTCAGCCGTATGCCGCGCCCGGAGCCGGGCGAACACGAGATGAGGGATACAGAGGCGCATCCGTTCGCGCTGCCCTCGCGCGCTCTGCTCGCCATCGGCGCGGTGGCGTTTTGCAGCATGCTTACCGAAGGGGCTATGTCGGACTGGAGCGGAATCTATCTGCACAAGAATTTGCATACAGGCGCGGGCGTCGCGGCGGCCGGCTACGCGCTGTTCGCGGCGGCGATGTCGGCGGGACGCATCGCGGGCGACTTCCTGACCCATCGATTGGGACCGGTGCGGATCGTGCGCTACGGCGGCCTGCTGGCGGCGGCGGGGCTGGGTGTCGCCTTGATTGTCGGGCAGACCTGGGCGGCGCTGGCGGGCTTTGCATTGATCGGCCTCGGCGTCGCGATCATCGTCCCACTCGCCTTCAGCGCGGCGGGCAATACTCAGGGGATGGCGCCCTCGGCGGGGATCGCCGCAGTTTCGACCACGGGATACTTTGGCTTTCTGGCCGGTCCGCCACTGATCGGATTTATCGCCGAAGGCATCACCCTGCGCGGCGCGCTCGGCGTCGTCGCGCTGCTCTGCCTGCTCGTCAGCGGCCTTGCCCGCAGCGTTTCGCACGCGTCTGGCGAACCGAATCCCTAG
- a CDS encoding type II secretion system protein: protein MKLLNSRKLRGFTLIELLVVIAIIAILAAILFPVFAQAREKARQTSCSSNMKQLGIGFMQYIQDNDELWPSGNNAFTSVDAWANPPYLNSAGTPVTWDVAIQPYVKSTAVLGCPDDALPPLTLLPGVGGNVKRSYAVATHLIDYQQSSVGASLAAVPSPSKTIELVERGWCAFGGGHIYQDWGYCSDVQSLDTVGFAAGWPHFDHLANFLYADGHVKAALWDQSKSTSANKQFPSATFPGYEYSADGAPQLGAGRKFPD, encoded by the coding sequence ATGAAATTGTTAAACTCACGGAAGCTGCGCGGCTTCACACTGATCGAACTACTCGTAGTCATCGCTATCATCGCGATCCTCGCCGCCATTCTCTTCCCCGTCTTCGCCCAGGCCCGCGAAAAAGCGCGCCAGACCAGCTGTTCGTCCAATATGAAGCAGCTCGGCATCGGCTTTATGCAGTACATTCAGGATAACGACGAGCTGTGGCCCAGCGGCAACAACGCCTTCACCAGCGTCGACGCATGGGCGAATCCTCCCTACCTCAATTCGGCGGGAACACCGGTCACCTGGGATGTCGCGATCCAGCCATATGTGAAAAGCACCGCCGTCCTGGGATGCCCCGACGACGCGCTGCCGCCTTTGACGCTCCTTCCCGGCGTTGGCGGCAACGTCAAGCGATCTTACGCCGTGGCGACGCACTTGATCGACTACCAGCAATCGAGCGTCGGCGCTTCCCTCGCGGCCGTTCCCTCGCCAAGCAAAACCATTGAACTGGTCGAGCGAGGCTGGTGCGCCTTCGGCGGCGGCCACATCTATCAGGACTGGGGCTATTGCTCGGATGTCCAATCGCTGGACACGGTCGGTTTTGCCGCCGGTTGGCCGCACTTCGACCACCTCGCGAACTTCCTGTACGCCGACGGGCACGTCAAGGCGGCGCTGTGGGATCAATCGAAGAGCACTTCGGCGAATAAGCAGTTCCCAAGCGCGACGTTCCCCGGCTACGAATACTCCGCCGACGGCGCCCCGCAGCTTGGAGCGGGCCGCAAGTTCCCCGATTAA
- a CDS encoding NPCBM/NEW2 domain-containing protein produces MKSRQIPHAAMATAAIVLFAAGARADTVLLSALDLSKATQGYGAPQIDKAVDGKPITLAGQAYAHGFGTHAPGLLAVDVNGATRFAATVGVDDEIPNDIGSVEFQVLGNKHQILWRSGVMRKGMPPAKADVDVTGLKQIVLRVTTGGDALYYDHADWADAQFTYQGAPPQTATLAAATPVVSMEGMPAGPKIRPPFVIGTHPGAPMVWTVAATGARPLSFSMKGLPQGLTLNAATGTVTGRVAKAGAYSVRVRAANSHGHDDQTVRIIAGQSLALTPPMGWNSYDCFGQSVTEAEVLSNAAYLVKEMQPFGWEYVVVDYRWYEPDAIHQPLNGHEGEALDMDAFGRLIPNAVRFPSSAGGAGFQALGDKIHAMGLKFGIHIMRGIPRNAVKANLPIEGSPFHAADAANTADNCPWLADMYGVRGDTPAGRAYYDSIFRLYASWGVDYIKMDDTSRPYHTAEIEAVDDAIRKCGRAIVYSLSPGETPIASAAHVRSHANLWRVSDDFWDRWDTLDHEFTLAERWRGSVGQGHWPDADMLPLGRLSVNNRSVDPDRQTRFSRAEQITLMSLWSLLPSPLMVGANLPDNDAWTLALLTNPEVLAIDQDAAGHAAARAAQHDDIDIWARPLADGSQAVGIFNRGDFDAGAVVTAADLHLSGRWTARDLWKRADLGPVGEGLTISIPAHGAALLRLSPAEKG; encoded by the coding sequence ATGAAATCTCGACAGATTCCGCACGCCGCAATGGCCACGGCGGCCATTGTCCTCTTTGCCGCCGGAGCGCGAGCCGACACGGTCTTGCTCTCGGCGCTGGACCTCTCCAAAGCGACTCAGGGCTATGGAGCGCCGCAGATCGATAAAGCGGTGGATGGGAAGCCGATCACCCTCGCCGGACAGGCGTACGCGCATGGGTTCGGGACGCATGCGCCGGGGCTGCTGGCGGTGGATGTGAACGGCGCCACGCGCTTCGCGGCGACGGTGGGGGTGGATGATGAGATTCCCAACGATATCGGAAGCGTGGAGTTTCAGGTGCTCGGAAACAAGCATCAGATCTTATGGCGCAGCGGCGTGATGCGCAAGGGGATGCCGCCCGCGAAAGCCGATGTCGATGTGACGGGGCTCAAACAGATCGTGCTGCGCGTCACCACCGGCGGCGACGCTCTCTATTACGATCACGCCGATTGGGCCGACGCGCAGTTTACCTATCAGGGCGCGCCGCCGCAAACGGCGACGCTCGCGGCAGCCACGCCCGTCGTCTCCATGGAGGGCATGCCCGCCGGGCCAAAGATCCGGCCGCCGTTCGTGATCGGAACACACCCCGGCGCGCCGATGGTCTGGACGGTCGCGGCGACCGGCGCGCGGCCGCTGTCGTTCTCCATGAAGGGACTGCCGCAGGGGCTCACGCTGAACGCGGCGACCGGAACCGTCACGGGCCGCGTCGCGAAAGCCGGGGCTTATTCCGTGCGGGTGCGCGCCGCGAACTCCCATGGACATGACGATCAGACGGTTCGCATCATTGCCGGCCAGTCGCTCGCGCTAACGCCGCCGATGGGCTGGAACAGCTATGACTGCTTCGGCCAGAGCGTCACCGAGGCCGAGGTTCTGTCCAATGCGGCGTATCTCGTCAAGGAGATGCAGCCGTTCGGGTGGGAGTATGTTGTGGTGGATTATCGGTGGTATGAACCGGACGCCATCCATCAGCCGCTGAACGGCCATGAGGGAGAAGCGCTCGATATGGACGCCTTTGGACGGCTTATTCCCAACGCCGTCCGGTTCCCGTCGTCCGCCGGCGGCGCGGGGTTTCAGGCGCTCGGCGACAAGATCCACGCCATGGGCCTGAAGTTCGGGATCCATATCATGCGCGGGATTCCCAGAAACGCCGTGAAGGCGAACCTGCCAATCGAAGGCTCGCCGTTCCATGCGGCGGACGCCGCGAACACGGCGGATAACTGCCCGTGGCTCGCGGACATGTACGGCGTGCGGGGCGACACGCCGGCGGGACGCGCCTACTACGATTCGATCTTTCGGCTCTACGCGTCGTGGGGCGTGGACTATATCAAGATGGACGACACCTCGCGCCCCTATCATACGGCGGAGATCGAAGCCGTTGACGACGCCATTCGCAAATGCGGCCGCGCCATCGTCTACAGCCTCTCGCCCGGCGAGACGCCGATCGCCAGCGCCGCGCACGTGCGGTCGCACGCGAACCTCTGGCGCGTTTCGGACGATTTCTGGGATCGCTGGGATACTTTGGACCACGAGTTCACGCTCGCCGAGCGCTGGCGGGGCTCCGTCGGCCAAGGCCACTGGCCCGACGCCGACATGCTGCCGCTCGGGCGCCTATCCGTCAACAACCGCAGCGTCGATCCGGACCGCCAAACGCGTTTCAGCCGCGCCGAGCAGATCACGCTGATGTCGCTCTGGTCCCTGCTTCCCTCTCCGCTGATGGTCGGCGCCAACCTGCCGGACAACGACGCCTGGACGCTCGCTCTGCTGACCAACCCCGAAGTCCTCGCGATCGATCAGGACGCCGCTGGACACGCGGCGGCGCGCGCCGCCCAGCACGACGATATCGACATCTGGGCGAGGCCGCTCGCCGATGGTTCTCAAGCAGTGGGGATCTTCAACCGGGGGGATTTCGACGCCGGCGCCGTCGTGACCGCCGCCGACCTGCATCTTAGCGGCCGATGGACCGCGCGCGACCTGTGGAAGCGCGCGGACCTCGGGCCGGTGGGCGAGGGGCTGACGATCTCCATTCCCGCGCACGGCGCGGCGCTGCTGCGGTTATCTCCAGCGGAGAAGGGGTGA